A genome region from Lytechinus pictus isolate F3 Inbred chromosome 16, Lp3.0, whole genome shotgun sequence includes the following:
- the LOC129279414 gene encoding programmed cell death protein 10-like — MTMEDEHDTSTVESFPLHILLYPILDEMQQTDVAASQTLRAAFNKMEKKKPGFTKQLIHSILEAKSKNVNLTESLLKLAALDSEEYTLTRREDKFIRMNQQARSLKAILARLPDQYANRPVFLQTIKDIACGIKDLLGALNTIFKDESLFRDHEQRKTIETYRKEFIHSSKDFSLNLKNYFRVGNITEVYESATHLIHHINLILKLLKTI, encoded by the exons ATGACCATGGAAGATGAACATGATACATCCACCGTTGAATCCTTCCCTCTTCACATCCTCCTATATCCCATCCTTGATGAG ATGCAGCAAACGGATGTGGCGGCTTCGCAGACCTTGAGGGCAGCATTTAacaagatggagaagaagaaaccAGGTTTCACAAAGCAACTCATCCACAGTATCTTAGAAGCCAAGTCCAAGAATGTGAACCTGACAGAAAGTCTCCTCAAGTTAGCAGCATTAGACAGTGAAG AATACACATTGACAAGAAGAGAAGATAAATTCATAAGGATGAACCAGCAAGCTAGGTCATTGAAAGCTATCCTTGCGAGGTTACCTGATCAGTACGCCAACAGACCTGTCTTTCTACAAACAATTAA GGATATAGCATGTGGTATCAAGGATCTATTAGGAGCACTCAACACAATCTTCAAAGATGAATCATTGTTTAGAGATCATGAACAAAGAAAG ACGATTGAGACGTAccgcaaggaattcatccattCTTCCAAGGACTTCAGCTTGAACCTCAAGAACTACTTCAGGGTTGGTAACATCACCGAGGTCTACGAGAGCGCCACGCACCTGATCCACCACATCAACCTCATCCTTAAACTCCTCAAGACCATATGA
- the LOC129279322 gene encoding leukocyte elastase inhibitor-like isoform X2 yields MQPVLACIIKGMGNRYFHIATAILLSLVMMGSRVNSTEVSEHTMKLARANNEFAVNLYKALSETHPDQNLFFSPLSVSTALGMTHLGARGTSSKQMREVLRFDLLEEEHLHASFKQLNALLYESSSKYTLKSANKLFGKAGAEFLQEFLDNTSNFYNSALEAVKDFAAPEARKGINDWVAKETENKIQNLIPDGILNSLTELVLVNAIYFKSTWDQAFDNESTKSGVFKMEQETAHLRMMQKEGEPMMTDDKTRRCFVLEMPYDGNDLSMLAILPWDDDGLERVEEQLTMEALDFWDSDLEPEQAMYWFPRFKLEDTFSLSSILQSMGMTDPFEGGKADFSGITGDQSLHISEVIHKAFVEVNEEGTEAAAATGVTMMKRSLGKRYRLRFDHPFLFLIRDRRTKAVLFLGRLVDPPHETRVPHEEL; encoded by the coding sequence GTATGGGCAACCGGTACTTTCATATTGCCACAGCCATACTACTTAGCCTTGTGATGATGGGGTCTCGGGTTAACTCAACAGAAGTAAGCGAACACACCATGAAACTTGCCAGGGCCAATAATGAATTTGCCGTCAATCTGTACAAAGCTCTCAGTGAAACCCATCCAGACCAAAATCTCTTCTTCTCTCCGCTTAGTGTCTCTACCGCTCTAGGAATGACCCATCTAGGAGCCAGAGGAACATCCTCAAAGCAGATGAGGGAGGTGCTTCGCTTTGATCTCCTAGAAGAAGAGCATCTCCATGCCTCTTTTAAGCAACTCAATGCTCTTCTTTATGAATCTTCAAGCAAGTACACACTGAAATCTGCCAACAAGCTCTTTGGAAAAGCTGGCGCTGAATTCCTTCAAGAGTTCCTGGACAATACTAGCAATTTCTACAACTCTGCATTGGAAGCAGTGAAAGATTTTGCAGCTCCAGAGGCGAGGAAAGGAATTAATGATTGGGTGGCCAAGGAGACAGAGAATAAGATCCAGAATCTCATACCAGATGGGATTCTAAACTCTCTCACCGAGCTAGTCCTGGTAAATGCCATTTACTTTAAGAGCACCTGGGATCAGGCCTTCGACAATGAAAGCACCAAGTCAGGAGTTTTCAAGATGGAGCAAGAAACTGCACATCTTCGAATGATGCAGAAAGAAGGAGAGCCCATGATGACAGATGACAAGACTAGGAGATGTTTTGTCTTGGAGATGCCCTATGATGGCAATGACCTGAGTATGTTGGCCATCCTACCTTGGGATGATGATGGCTTAGAACGAGTGGAGGAACAATTGACCATGGAGGCTCTAGACTTCTGGGACAGTGACCTTGAGCCAGAGCAAGCAATGTACTGGTTTCCAAGATTTAAGCTAGAGGACACCTTCAGTCTGTCTTCCATTCTTCAATCGATGGGCATGACTGACCCTTTTGAAGGTGGCAAAGCCGATTTCTCTGGCATCACAGGGGACCAGTCTCTCCATATCTCTGAAGTAATCCACAAAGCTTTTGTGGAGGTGAACGAAGAAGGCACGGAAGCAGCGGCTGCTACGGGAGTCACCATGATGAAAAGGTCGTTGGGTAAGCGATACAGGCTGAGGTTTGATCATCCATTCCTGTTCCTGATCAGAGATCGTAGGACCAAGGCAGTCCTGTTCCTGGGACGACTGGTTGACCCCCCTCATGAAACAAGGGTTCCTCATGAGGAGTTGTGA
- the LOC129279322 gene encoding leukocyte elastase inhibitor-like isoform X1 — protein sequence MNKRLFRRHMILLKGMGNRYFHIATAILLSLVMMGSRVNSTEVSEHTMKLARANNEFAVNLYKALSETHPDQNLFFSPLSVSTALGMTHLGARGTSSKQMREVLRFDLLEEEHLHASFKQLNALLYESSSKYTLKSANKLFGKAGAEFLQEFLDNTSNFYNSALEAVKDFAAPEARKGINDWVAKETENKIQNLIPDGILNSLTELVLVNAIYFKSTWDQAFDNESTKSGVFKMEQETAHLRMMQKEGEPMMTDDKTRRCFVLEMPYDGNDLSMLAILPWDDDGLERVEEQLTMEALDFWDSDLEPEQAMYWFPRFKLEDTFSLSSILQSMGMTDPFEGGKADFSGITGDQSLHISEVIHKAFVEVNEEGTEAAAATGVTMMKRSLGKRYRLRFDHPFLFLIRDRRTKAVLFLGRLVDPPHETRVPHEEL from the coding sequence GTATGGGCAACCGGTACTTTCATATTGCCACAGCCATACTACTTAGCCTTGTGATGATGGGGTCTCGGGTTAACTCAACAGAAGTAAGCGAACACACCATGAAACTTGCCAGGGCCAATAATGAATTTGCCGTCAATCTGTACAAAGCTCTCAGTGAAACCCATCCAGACCAAAATCTCTTCTTCTCTCCGCTTAGTGTCTCTACCGCTCTAGGAATGACCCATCTAGGAGCCAGAGGAACATCCTCAAAGCAGATGAGGGAGGTGCTTCGCTTTGATCTCCTAGAAGAAGAGCATCTCCATGCCTCTTTTAAGCAACTCAATGCTCTTCTTTATGAATCTTCAAGCAAGTACACACTGAAATCTGCCAACAAGCTCTTTGGAAAAGCTGGCGCTGAATTCCTTCAAGAGTTCCTGGACAATACTAGCAATTTCTACAACTCTGCATTGGAAGCAGTGAAAGATTTTGCAGCTCCAGAGGCGAGGAAAGGAATTAATGATTGGGTGGCCAAGGAGACAGAGAATAAGATCCAGAATCTCATACCAGATGGGATTCTAAACTCTCTCACCGAGCTAGTCCTGGTAAATGCCATTTACTTTAAGAGCACCTGGGATCAGGCCTTCGACAATGAAAGCACCAAGTCAGGAGTTTTCAAGATGGAGCAAGAAACTGCACATCTTCGAATGATGCAGAAAGAAGGAGAGCCCATGATGACAGATGACAAGACTAGGAGATGTTTTGTCTTGGAGATGCCCTATGATGGCAATGACCTGAGTATGTTGGCCATCCTACCTTGGGATGATGATGGCTTAGAACGAGTGGAGGAACAATTGACCATGGAGGCTCTAGACTTCTGGGACAGTGACCTTGAGCCAGAGCAAGCAATGTACTGGTTTCCAAGATTTAAGCTAGAGGACACCTTCAGTCTGTCTTCCATTCTTCAATCGATGGGCATGACTGACCCTTTTGAAGGTGGCAAAGCCGATTTCTCTGGCATCACAGGGGACCAGTCTCTCCATATCTCTGAAGTAATCCACAAAGCTTTTGTGGAGGTGAACGAAGAAGGCACGGAAGCAGCGGCTGCTACGGGAGTCACCATGATGAAAAGGTCGTTGGGTAAGCGATACAGGCTGAGGTTTGATCATCCATTCCTGTTCCTGATCAGAGATCGTAGGACCAAGGCAGTCCTGTTCCTGGGACGACTGGTTGACCCCCCTCATGAAACAAGGGTTCCTCATGAGGAGTTGTGA